The stretch of DNA CCACCGGAGTCTCCTGGCGAAGTGGCGCTGGCGACCATCGCCGCGGCGCTGCTGGGAATGGAGCGGGTGGGGCGCGATGACAACCTGTTCGAGCTGGGAGGGCACTCGCTGTTCGCCACCCAGCTCGTGGCCCGGGTGCGGCGCGTGCTGGGCGCGCAGCTGGAGCTGAGCGAGGTGCTCCAGACGCCCACGGTGGCCCGGCTCGCGGCGCGCTTGCAGGCGGCGCAAGGTGGGGGGGACCTGGGCCCTCGACGCGGCGCCGAGGGAGTGGCGCTCACGCCGTCGTTCGGCCAGGAGCGGGTGTGGCTGATGCACAAGCTCAACCCGGATGCGCGCGCCTACCACACGCAGGCGGTGTTCCGCCTCGAGGGCGCGCTGGACTTCGCCGCGCTGCAGGCGAGCCTCACCGACATCGTGCGTCGCCACGACGTGATGCGCTCGCGCTTCCCCGAGGTGGATGGCGAGCTGCGGTGTGAGCTGGAGGACCCGTGGGAGGTGGAGCTCCCCGTCCAGGACTTCAGCGGCGTGGACGAAGCGCTGCTGGACACCCGGGTGGCGGAGGCCGTCCGCGACGTGGTCCAGGCCCCGTTCGTGCTCGCCGAGGGCCGGCCCTTCCGCTGGCGGCTGCTGCGACTGAGCGCGCGGGAGCACCTGTTCGTGCACGTCGAGCACCACATCGTGCACGACGGTTGGTCCTTCAACGTCTTCGTGCGCGAGCTGCTCAACGGCTACGCCGAACATGTCCGCCACGGCCAGGTGCGGCGCCCCGCGCTGGCGGTGCAGTACTACGATTACGCGCGCTGGCAGCGCGAGTGGGTGGGGACCGAGGCCGCCGAGGCGCAGCGCCGCTTCTGGCGCCGGGAGTTGGAGGGCGCGCAGACCCAGCTCCAGCTCCCCCGCCGCGTGGCTCCTCATGGGAGACGGTTTCGTGGGGTGGCGCCCCGGGTGGAGCTGGATGGCGAGCTCGCGCGGCGCCTCCAGGCCCTGGCGGACCGCCACGACGCGTCCCTCTTCACCACGTTGCTCTCCGCGTTCTTCGTCCTGCTGCACCGGTACACCGGCTCCCAGGATGTGCTCGTCGGCTCCGGGGTCGCCAACCGGCGCTGGCAGGACACCGAGGGCCTGCTGGGCATGTTCGTCAACACCGTCGTCCTGCGGGGCCGGCTGGAAGGGGACCCCTCGTTCGAGGAACTCCTGGCGCGGGTGCGGCGCACCACGCTGGAGGTCTATGACCACCAGGAGCTGCCCTACGAGCAGATCTTCGCGCAGTCGCCCGCGCGGCATCAGGGTGGCTTCAATCCGTTGATACAGACGATGTTCAGCTTCCACGACTCGTCGGTGGGCACGCTCGACGCGTCACCGCTCGACGTCTCCTTCGTGGAGGGGCTGGGCAACGGCTCGGCCAAGTTCGAGCTGGCCGTCGTCGCGGTGCCGCTCTACGCCGAGCCGGGGCACATCCAGCGGCTGGCCGGGGACGTGGTGCGCATTCCGCGCTCGGAGGCGCCCGTGCGCTCCAGTCCCCGCGCTCGCCTGAGCGGCATCCTGCTCTCGTGGGAGTTCGACTCCGACCTCTTCGAGGACTTCTTCATCACCGGCATGCTGTCCGCGTATCAGCAGCTGCTGCGCTCCATCGTCGACGCGCCGGACACCCGCGTGTCCAGGCTGTCGCTGCTGAGCGACGCGGACCGGCGCGCGCTCGTCAGCGTGGGGGCTCACCAGGAGGCTCCGGCGTACCGGGTGCATGACGTGTTCGCCCATTGGACCCGCCGCACGCCCGACGCCCCCGCGGTGAGGTCCGGCGACCACGTGCTGACCTACGCCGAGCTGAAGCGTCGGGCGGAGCACCTGGCACATCACCTGTGTGACTTGGGCGTCGGCCGTGGGGCGCTCGTGGCGGTGTGCATCCCCCGCTCGACGGAGTTGGTCGTGGCCCAGCTGGGAGTCCTCATGGCGGGGGCGGCCTTCCTGTCGCTCGACCCAGGTGCTCCCCCGGCCTGGCTGGAGCCGCTCATGCAGGAGGCCGGGGCCCGCGTCCTCGTCACCACGGCGGCGCTGGAGGGTCGGCTCAGCGGTCTGCCCACCGTCGTGCTGGAGTCGCTGCCGCCGGCGTCATCCGGGCCGCTTCCGGAGGGGAGCCCTTCGGACCTCGCCTACGTGCTCTACACCTCCGGGTCGACGGGTAGACCCAAGGGCGTTCAAATCGAGCATCACTCGGTCGTGTCCTCGTTGTACCGGACGGCCCTGGCCGAGGACCTGGGACCCGGCAAGACGATGCTGGTGATGGCGTCGGTGACCTTCGACATGTCGGTGCTGGAGGTCTGGGGCGCGCTGCTCAACGGCGCGGCCGTCCACTTCCTGCCGCCGGGCTGGGACGTGCCGGGCGTGGCGCGCTGTCTCGTCGAGCAGCGAATCACCCATGCGGCGATGCCGCCCGTGGTGCTGAGCCGGGTGGCGGCTGACGCACCATCGGCCTTCGCCGCCCTGGACCGCCTGGTGGTGGGCGGAGATGTCTTCCCCGTGGAGGCGTTCCGCGCGCTCCAGCGAGAGGGCTTCACGAAGGTGACGAACGGCTACGGCCCCACGGAGACCACCGTCATGGTCAGCGGACACAGGCTGGACGACGGAGTCGACGCCGAGGCCACCCAGGTGCCCATTGGACGACCGCTGTTCAATGCGCACCTCGTGGTGCTCGACGCGCACGGGCAGGTGGCTCCGCCGGGCGCAGTGGGAGAGCTCTGCATCGGTGGGGCCGGGGTCGCGAGAGGCTACCGCGACCAGCCGGGTCTCACGGCCGAGCGATTCGTACCGGACCCTTTCGGCACGCAGCCGGGTGCGCGGCTCTATCGCAGTGGAGACCTGGCCCGGTGGCTGCCCGGAGGTGTCATCGAGTTCCTGGGCCGCCGTGATGAGCAGGTGAAGGTCCGAAACGTCCGGGTGGAGCTGGCCGAGGTGCGTGCCGCCCTGGCCGTGCATCCCGGCGTGGTGGATGCGCTCGCGCGGGTCGACTCGCGGGGCGGGGAGCCTCGCCTCGTGGGCTATGTCGTGGCCAGGTCGGCGAGCCAGGTGTCGGCGCAGGCCGTGCGCGAGGACCTGGCGCGCAGGGTGCCGGCGCATCTGGTGCCTTCGGAGGTCATCGTCCTGGAGTCCTGGCCGCTGTCGCCGAATGGGAAGGTGGACCCCTCGTGGCTGCCCACGACGGAGCGGCGCCCGGACGCGCCCTACACGGCGCCGAGGACCGAGGCCGAGGCACGTGTCGCGGCGGTGGTCTCCGAGCTCCTGGGCGTGAGCCAGGTGGATGTCCAGGAGAGCCTGCTCGCGCTCGGCATGCATTCGCTGCAGGCGATGCGGCTGGCCTCGCGGCTGAGCCGGATGATGGGACGGGAAGTCGGGCTCGCCACGATTCTCATCGGGCCGACCATCGCGCAGCTGGCCCACGCGCTCGCCGAGGCCCCGGTCGTGAAGCCGCTCATCAAGAGGCTGCCACGCGGATGACGACCACGTTCCCGATGTCGTTCGCCCAGCAGCGGCTGTGCTTCCTGCACCGGATGGACCCCACCGGCGCGGCCCACGCCACCGTTCGCTGCCACCGTGTGACGGGGGCCTTGGATGCGCGCGCCCTGCGGGAGGCCCTGGACGCGCTGGTGGCCCGGCATGAGCCGCTGCGCACCGTCTTCCCGCTGGGGACTCAGCAGCACGTGTCCGCGGAAGGGCACGCGCAAGTGCGCTTCCTGGAGGTCGCGACCGAGGCCGAGGCCCTGCGACACGCGCACGAGGAGGCGCTCCATCCGTTCGACCTGGAGCACGGTCCCTTGTTGCGGCTCACCGTGATTCGGCTGGCCCCCCGGACGCACGTGCTCGTCTTGGCCGCGCACCTGCTGGCGGCGGACGGAACCTCGCTCCAGGTGTTCACCGAGGAGCTGGCCATCGCATACCGCGCGGCGCTCCTGGGCGAGCCCACCGTCCTGCCCGAGCTGCCCGTGCAGTACGTGGACTGGGCCGCATGGCAGCGCGAGCAGCTCACCGCCGAGCGACGCGAGTCGCTGTCGCGTTGGTGGAGGGAGCAGCTGTCGGGTGTCCCCCTGTTCCTGGACCTCGTCCCTCCGCGCCCCGCGCTGGGGAAGGGACGACGCCTGCACCGGGTGCTGCCCGCCGCTGTCGCCGACCGCGTGCGTGCCCTCGCGAGCACCGAGCGTCAGACGGTGTTCACGGTGCTGGCCTCGGCCTGCGGAGTGGTGCTCGGGCACCGCGCGGGACGCGAGCAGGTGCTGCTGGGATTGGCCGTGGCGAACCGGGACCTGTCCGAGGTCGAGCGGGTGCTCGGGTTCTTCGTCGACACGGTGGTGCTCCAGGTGGACCTGCGCGGCGACCCCGACTTCCGCGCGCTGCTCACCCGGGTGTCGGCGGCCACGGCGGCGGCCTACGCGCACAAGGACCTGCCCTTCGAGCAGCTCGTCGCGGACCTGGCTCCGCCCAGGGACCCGACGCGCTCTCCCGTCGTCCAGGTCAACTTCGCCCACCATCCGGCGGGCACGGCGGGCGCACTGTCCTTGCACGGCTGCGAGGTGACGGAGCTCCTGCTCGACCTCCCCTCCGCGAAGTTCGAGCTCACCATTCGAGTGGAGGAGCGCGCCGACGGCGCATTCACCGTGTGGGCCGAGTTCGATGAGAGCCTCTTCGACCCGGTGTTCATCGAAGGGCTGCTCGTGGCCTACGAGGACGTCTTGCGGACGGCGACTCCCGAGGCACGGGCCTCGCTTCCGCGCGCGCCGCCTGGGGCAAGAGAGCAACAGCTCAGCCGCATCTTCGCGGACGTGCTGAAGGTCGCCTCGGTCGCTCCGGACGACGACTTCTTCCTGCGCGGCGGCCACTCCTTGCTGCTCGTCGAAGTCGCGGCCCGCATCCGGAGCGAGATGGGCCAGGACCTCGGCCTGCGTGAGCTGTACCAGCATCCCACCGTGGCGGGCATCGCGGCCCGGCTCGACCGAACAGCAGCACCCCGATGAGCCCTTCCTATCCCTTCTCCAAGGACTGGAGCCTCCCGCTGACTACGAGCGACTGCGGAAGGCGGTCCCGGTCTGTCCCGTGAAGTGAAATCGACCGACGACAGGCGCCCTGAGCCAAGGTAGATTCGCCGGTTCACTCCGGCATAAGGCGCCCCAATCTGGATGAGTGGAAGCGGTCGGTGGTGGGGTTTGAGGCGAGCTTGTGCGTCCGATAACACGCCTTGACTCCCCGACAGCCAGTACAGCTTCGCATAGCGCCGTCATGCGTGGAGGTGACATAGGGACATGGGACACCGGTCGTGATTCAGGATCTCCGAGGGATGCGCAAGAGAAAGTGGTGTACGCGGGCCGGGGCGGTATCGGGCGTTTTTGACTCGGCGATGAAGTGAGCGCGCACTGGGGGTGTGGCTTGGCCGTGTTTAATGGAAGCGTTGGGAAGAGCTAAGCATTCAACCAGATATTCGTTCTCCCAGTTTAGCAATTCTTTCTCCGTCAGCATGATGGCGAACCCTGCTGTGACATTAGATGACCAATAGGCGCACACTTGATCGTGAATTGACTTGTAGTCGTTGCGGCCCCAGATTTTCACTTCGACAATGCATAGAGAGGCTTCGCCTGGGCGCTTGACCTTGATGTCTGTGCGCCCCGCTCCGTTCTGGGCTTCGCGCTCAGCTTCCCAGCCTTTGAGTCTAAGTCCCAGCGTTAGAAAGGCTGAGTATACGGCCTCAGGCAGTATCTGGCGGGATGCCTGAAGGAGATCTACCCCCATGGCATGCATACGCTGAAGAAGTTCTTCCAAATCTTCCGCCAAGCCTTTTTCGACATCCTGTTTGAAATGCGAGGTGTTCGCCAAGTTGAGTAGGCTTGCGACCGGTCGAACGTAGACTGGGTCGTCAGTGACCATTCCTCCAAAATGGATGAGGCCTGCAGACTGCAAAAGTGTCAATGTGTCTTCGAGATCGAATTTAGAGCTAGGTTGAATATTGGCGACCTGAAGGAGGGTTTTGCGAGGGACTGCGCCGTCGGATTTTCGAATCAGCTCCAATACGCGAAAGGGAATTCCTGATAGTTCGTCGGCCGTCAATGCCTTGAGTGACGAACGAATGAACTCAGGGTGCTTGCGTTGGAAACCAGAGTAGATGTTTGTTACCTCGGTCGGAGTGGGGGCAGTTGCGCTCCAGAGTTGCTCTAATGCATAAGTCGCAAGCGCGGGGTTACTTCCGGAGACTAGCCTAATGGCGTCGAGCACATTGCTGTCGACTAGGTGGTTTCGGCGGACGACGGGCGTAGCGAGTTGAGTCAGTTCGTCTTCAGAGAATGGAAGAAGCTTCTCGACGCTTGCCCGCGAAAGAAAGCTTGAACTGTACGAGTGGCGGAGCAGGTACATGCCAAGATTGCCTGCCGCTAGAAGGCCGAGCCTTCCCGTATTCTTGCGTGCCGCTTCCAAGTGGTCGAACCAGATGCGGCCTAGCGCGCCGGCTATGTCACCCTCGCCCATTGCATATTGGTCCAGCTCGTCAAAAAGCAGGACGATACTCTGAATGTGCTTCTCGCGTTCGAAGAACCGTTCAAGAATTTCTTGTGCAGAAGGAGGGTGTCCCTTGATGTCGATGTTTAGAACCCCTGCCAGATTGGCAAGTGCTCCCGGAAGCGAGCGGTCCACTGGGGGGGACAATATCTTGACGACAAGACTGGGAGTGGACTTGAGGGTTCGCATGAGCTGTCGGAGGAAGACGCTCTTGCCCATTCCTCGTCCGCCTAGCAGAACCACTCCACTGCCACGCCGGAGAAGTCGAGCAACTGACTCTAATTGCTGCTCGCGAATAACTTCTACATCTTGAGAGATCGCGTGTATGTCCCAGCGGTACGGATTCGAGTCGTTCGACATTCAGGCCCTCCTGCTCTTTAGATACCACCGCAGAAGTTGTGGTATCTCTGGTTCCTGTTGCGTGCCACTCACCAAGCCGAAGCGACGTAGTATGAGTGAAGACTCTCCTTCGTACCCTCCATGCCAGTCGAAGAACTGGGAGGCCATATCGGGCGAATTTTCGGCCAGGTAGGAGAGTAAGTCGAATGCATCTTGGTAGCGTTCAGACAGAAGTGCAGAAATTTCCTGGCAGATAACGCGTGCCGCCTCTTTCTCGCGAAAGACTCGCTTGGCCTCTTCGAGATGTGCATCGGTAGCAGGCCGCTCAATGGTCCTTCGTCCTTTCCTTAGAAGATGCCACAATGCTGACCCGAATTGGCGGTGCAGCATCGGATGGCCCCGTGTCCATTCAAAAGCAGTATTTAATGTCTCCGGACCTACATCGAGACCCACTCGTCGACCGAGTTTCTTCAGCGCCTCGTTGGCAGAATCCTTGTCGAAAGGGCCGATCCATGTTTCCTGGAACCACCCCATCACTGGGTTGGGCATTCCTTCGAGCTTAGGAGCTTGGAACAGCCCGGGATCTCGCCCTGCAATTACGAGCGCGAGGCGTCGTGTCTCCTGTGCCTTGGCTCGAAGAAGGCGCAACAAGATGGATAGTCCTCGGATAGGCACTGGTTCGTAAAGATAGTCGTATTCGTCAATTACTAGACAAAGAGGGAGATTGGTAGTGCCGAGGGCTTTGTCGAGAATCCTTTCGAAGTTCTTCATGCTTGGGTGTTGAGGCGCACTGACGGAAATCCCTTCGAGACTTAGACGCCTGCATAGCTTACGACAAAGGAGGGCAAGCACGCGCTCCAGTGACATTTCGGTTATGTCCTGGGTGTCAGTGAAGAAGACAAGGGCTCGCGAATGGTTGTTGTTGATCTGGTTTTCGAGGGGTGTTGTGTCAATACTGTGTGGGTCTAGGTCGTCTGTGACTTTTCGTATGAGAGTTGTCTTCCCGACTTTACGAAGCCCAAAAAGCCCAACAGACTTTCCTTCAATGACCTGACGGGTAAGCGCACGAATCTCGTCGCGGCGGCCAATGACGTGTCGGCCGCGAACTGGGTCTCGCTCATCGAAAATATCATGAGTTGCTAATCTGGCGCCCAAGACCTGGGACAGTCCCGTTGCGTCTCGATCGGTTGGTCCTGTTTGATTTTCGAATTGCCACGCAATGCAGCGTTCGCGTGCTGCGGGAATTTGCTCCAGTCGACTCTCAAGGTTTTGCCAGTCAGATGCGACGACTATTAAGTCTGGGTCGAGCCGTTGCTTGGTGTCGTGTTGGATCACCTGGAATGCTGCCGAAAGATCTCGAGCTTGCACTTCGCCTGGAACGACAACCACGAGAACTTCAGGGGCAAGGCCCAGCCCATCCTGTAGATGCTGAGGTGTCTTAAGTCGCAGTGCCCAATACCGATCCTTGTTTGGATGAAGTGGTTGTACGTGGGTTGCCTCGAAGTTGGAGGTGCGAGCCCGATTCAGGAGTTCATGCCCCCATCGGACGGAGCGGCAGAGATTGGAAAGGTTCCGGTCGAGAGCCTCTTGTCCTTCATCGACAAAGATCCTTGAGGAGTTCATTGGAAGTGTAGTCTACCACGGGTTTACAGCTCCTGACGAAAGTCAAGGCTGGGTTGGTCGCAGGCTAGGACCAGCCTCAGGTTGAGCCCCCTGTGTCAGGAAAGTTGTTGACTCGGCCTCCGAGCGACGCCGGCGCATCCGCGATGCCGTGGAGGCGGCACTGTCGGACGTGCTCCTGCTGGGGACCGCAGAGCAGGTGTCATTGGCCGCGAGGGCCGCGCGCGACATGGTCGCCGGCATGCCGGTGCGGACGCTCGAGCTGGTGGTGTCGCTGCGCGGGTTCATCCGTCAGGCCCTGGACCTGGACCTGGAGCCCATCCCGCCGTCGCTGGGAATCCCAGAGCAAGGCCCGCTGCGGACCGTCTCCAGTGGAGGCAAGGGCGGATGCGGAGGCAAGGACGGCGGGAGCGGCCGGGGTGGAAGCGGAGGCGGAGGTGGAATGGGCGGCGCCGCGGGTGGCTCCGGACTGGGGCTGGGGGCGGGGCTGGGACTCGGTGGCCTGGGTCGGGATGAGGCAGGGCCCGACGAGCAGGGCTGAGCCTGCCCCGACACTCCCGCGTGGGGCGGGTGTGTCTGTGATTCGGTGTCTTGACGTGTCAGCCACCAGGGTTGACGCGTCAACAGAGGAGCCTGGCTGTCTCATCCTCCTTGAACCATGCGAGATGTGGCCCGGCGCTTCATGGCGCCACCGTTGCAAGGAGGCCCGCTCCAGGTTCTGCACCGAAGGAACAACATGTCCGACACCGTGACCTCCCGGCTCCCGAGGTTCCACAAGCTGCCGATGGAGGAGCGTCACGCGCACCTCTCTCGCATGTTGCGGCTACAGCCCGAGGACCTGCGGCAGCTGCTGGGCTCGGAAGCGCTCCCGCCGGTCCTGGCGAACCAGATGATCGAGAACGCGGTGGGGACGTTCAGCCTGCCGCTGGGCCTGGGGCTCAACCTCCAGGTCAACGGGCGCGACCACCTGGTGCCCATGGCGGTGGAGGAGCCGTCCGTGGTGGCCGCCGTGTCCTTCGCCGCCAAGATCGTCCGCGAGTCCGGTGGCTTCACCGCCGAGGCGGACGCATCGCTGATGATTGGCCAGATACAGGTGTCGCGCTACGGCGACCCGAAGGTGGCCACCGAGCACATCCTGGCGAACAAGGAGCAGCTCCTCGCGCTGGCCAACAGCTTCCACCCGGCCATGGTGGCGCGGGGCGGCGGGGCCAAGGACGTGGAGGTGCGGGTGCTGCCAGCCCCCGAGGGCCCGTGCGGAGAGCCACTGCTCATCGTCCACCTCCTCATCGACACGCAGGAGGCGATGGGGGCCAACCTCATCAACACCATGGCGGAGGGCGTGGCGCCGCTCATCGAGCAGCTCACCGGCGGCAAGGTGTACCTGCGCATCCTCTCCAATCTGGCGGACCGGCGGCTGGCGCGCGCCATCTGC from Myxococcus fulvus encodes:
- a CDS encoding AAA family ATPase; translated protein: MVVVPGEVQARDLSAAFQVIQHDTKQRLDPDLIVVASDWQNLESRLEQIPAARERCIAWQFENQTGPTDRDATGLSQVLGARLATHDIFDERDPVRGRHVIGRRDEIRALTRQVIEGKSVGLFGLRKVGKTTLIRKVTDDLDPHSIDTTPLENQINNNHSRALVFFTDTQDITEMSLERVLALLCRKLCRRLSLEGISVSAPQHPSMKNFERILDKALGTTNLPLCLVIDEYDYLYEPVPIRGLSILLRLLRAKAQETRRLALVIAGRDPGLFQAPKLEGMPNPVMGWFQETWIGPFDKDSANEALKKLGRRVGLDVGPETLNTAFEWTRGHPMLHRQFGSALWHLLRKGRRTIERPATDAHLEEAKRVFREKEAARVICQEISALLSERYQDAFDLLSYLAENSPDMASQFFDWHGGYEGESSLILRRFGLVSGTQQEPEIPQLLRWYLKSRRA
- a CDS encoding hydroxymethylglutaryl-CoA reductase, degradative, giving the protein MSDTVTSRLPRFHKLPMEERHAHLSRMLRLQPEDLRQLLGSEALPPVLANQMIENAVGTFSLPLGLGLNLQVNGRDHLVPMAVEEPSVVAAVSFAAKIVRESGGFTAEADASLMIGQIQVSRYGDPKVATEHILANKEQLLALANSFHPAMVARGGGAKDVEVRVLPAPEGPCGEPLLIVHLLIDTQEAMGANLINTMAEGVAPLIEQLTGGKVYLRILSNLADRRLARAICRIPVPLLADFEMPGEIIAEGITQASRFAEADPYRAATHNKGVMNGIDAVAIATGQDWRAIEAGAHAFACRSGQYRPLSTWYLEEGHLVGRIELPMALGVVGGPIKVHPGVQMALKLMQTPSVRELAMVFAAVGLAQNFAALRALGSVGIQKGHMAMHARCVAVTAGARGDWVEKIANLLVKAGHVKVEKARELLASLPAEDAAAATGTNV
- a CDS encoding non-ribosomal peptide synthetase → MPAKPPSALVTGTEYERLLSSLRLESPWALEGHTPEEVRGALDGAAQAARVRGGRVDHGPWRSVVDVIAEQCRRHSDRVALSAGAAEVTYARLEARTRALAASLRARGLGRGDVVAVVLERGPAFVELVLAVWRAGAAYLPLAPSHPQAWREDIVRRVGAALVVGAPESQVPGVPFLESGADVGVGTVEDTVLVPEDLAYIICTSGSTGEPKLVMTEHRGVANLLHAQRDFLGALGPDTRVLQFFHPSFDASLFDLLMALPNGGRLETLDASPLSGAPLAQVMVDRRITHAVLPATVLRTLQPGGFPDLQVVMSTGDVCLPETARQWGAHHRFVNGYGPTEVTVASTLHAVPAVEAERVPIGRPLSNDHVVILDEHLRLVPDGVAGELCIGGEGVGRGYLGRPELTAERFIPDAFGPVPGGRLYRSGDWGRWLPDGTLEFLGRRDDQVKIRGARIELGQVEAALASLPDVRDAVALIDDTRERLLGYVMPDTGAALSGDAVRAELRRRLPGYLVPDVVVVVEDWPLNTSGKVDRARLPRPPRAERTDYQPPESPGEVALATIAAALLGMERVGRDDNLFELGGHSLFATQLVARVRRVLGAQLELSEVLQTPTVARLAARLQAAQGGGDLGPRRGAEGVALTPSFGQERVWLMHKLNPDARAYHTQAVFRLEGALDFAALQASLTDIVRRHDVMRSRFPEVDGELRCELEDPWEVELPVQDFSGVDEALLDTRVAEAVRDVVQAPFVLAEGRPFRWRLLRLSAREHLFVHVEHHIVHDGWSFNVFVRELLNGYAEHVRHGQVRRPALAVQYYDYARWQREWVGTEAAEAQRRFWRRELEGAQTQLQLPRRVAPHGRRFRGVAPRVELDGELARRLQALADRHDASLFTTLLSAFFVLLHRYTGSQDVLVGSGVANRRWQDTEGLLGMFVNTVVLRGRLEGDPSFEELLARVRRTTLEVYDHQELPYEQIFAQSPARHQGGFNPLIQTMFSFHDSSVGTLDASPLDVSFVEGLGNGSAKFELAVVAVPLYAEPGHIQRLAGDVVRIPRSEAPVRSSPRARLSGILLSWEFDSDLFEDFFITGMLSAYQQLLRSIVDAPDTRVSRLSLLSDADRRALVSVGAHQEAPAYRVHDVFAHWTRRTPDAPAVRSGDHVLTYAELKRRAEHLAHHLCDLGVGRGALVAVCIPRSTELVVAQLGVLMAGAAFLSLDPGAPPAWLEPLMQEAGARVLVTTAALEGRLSGLPTVVLESLPPASSGPLPEGSPSDLAYVLYTSGSTGRPKGVQIEHHSVVSSLYRTALAEDLGPGKTMLVMASVTFDMSVLEVWGALLNGAAVHFLPPGWDVPGVARCLVEQRITHAAMPPVVLSRVAADAPSAFAALDRLVVGGDVFPVEAFRALQREGFTKVTNGYGPTETTVMVSGHRLDDGVDAEATQVPIGRPLFNAHLVVLDAHGQVAPPGAVGELCIGGAGVARGYRDQPGLTAERFVPDPFGTQPGARLYRSGDLARWLPGGVIEFLGRRDEQVKVRNVRVELAEVRAALAVHPGVVDALARVDSRGGEPRLVGYVVARSASQVSAQAVREDLARRVPAHLVPSEVIVLESWPLSPNGKVDPSWLPTTERRPDAPYTAPRTEAEARVAAVVSELLGVSQVDVQESLLALGMHSLQAMRLASRLSRMMGREVGLATILIGPTIAQLAHALAEAPVVKPLIKRLPRG
- a CDS encoding condensation domain-containing protein; this translates as MTTTFPMSFAQQRLCFLHRMDPTGAAHATVRCHRVTGALDARALREALDALVARHEPLRTVFPLGTQQHVSAEGHAQVRFLEVATEAEALRHAHEEALHPFDLEHGPLLRLTVIRLAPRTHVLVLAAHLLAADGTSLQVFTEELAIAYRAALLGEPTVLPELPVQYVDWAAWQREQLTAERRESLSRWWREQLSGVPLFLDLVPPRPALGKGRRLHRVLPAAVADRVRALASTERQTVFTVLASACGVVLGHRAGREQVLLGLAVANRDLSEVERVLGFFVDTVVLQVDLRGDPDFRALLTRVSAATAAAYAHKDLPFEQLVADLAPPRDPTRSPVVQVNFAHHPAGTAGALSLHGCEVTELLLDLPSAKFELTIRVEERADGAFTVWAEFDESLFDPVFIEGLLVAYEDVLRTATPEARASLPRAPPGAREQQLSRIFADVLKVASVAPDDDFFLRGGHSLLLVEVAARIRSEMGQDLGLRELYQHPTVAGIAARLDRTAAPR
- a CDS encoding ATP-binding protein — protein: MSNDSNPYRWDIHAISQDVEVIREQQLESVARLLRRGSGVVLLGGRGMGKSVFLRQLMRTLKSTPSLVVKILSPPVDRSLPGALANLAGVLNIDIKGHPPSAQEILERFFEREKHIQSIVLLFDELDQYAMGEGDIAGALGRIWFDHLEAARKNTGRLGLLAAGNLGMYLLRHSYSSSFLSRASVEKLLPFSEDELTQLATPVVRRNHLVDSNVLDAIRLVSGSNPALATYALEQLWSATAPTPTEVTNIYSGFQRKHPEFIRSSLKALTADELSGIPFRVLELIRKSDGAVPRKTLLQVANIQPSSKFDLEDTLTLLQSAGLIHFGGMVTDDPVYVRPVASLLNLANTSHFKQDVEKGLAEDLEELLQRMHAMGVDLLQASRQILPEAVYSAFLTLGLRLKGWEAEREAQNGAGRTDIKVKRPGEASLCIVEVKIWGRNDYKSIHDQVCAYWSSNVTAGFAIMLTEKELLNWENEYLVECLALPNASIKHGQATPPVRAHFIAESKTPDTAPARVHHFLLRIPRRS